One segment of Plasmodium vivax chromosome 14, whole genome shotgun sequence DNA contains the following:
- a CDS encoding hypothetical protein, conserved (encoded by transcript PVX_124155A): MEFSSYAGLSSERLACLRNLDIRRKSVYNGTNFSYGNSIYDVLHNCSTEQLKSGEDTAGVDPFGNRYAPKSVGHNCGHNCDLNCDLNCDLNCDLNYAGLRSEIKNSINVRNRRIKSNLSLHGGETLKDTIQHNVSEEEASNPRHFFSEKGYVLTPKRSLARHVDDSEIDKYFSTKYAVTDKASGRTEIMVERKPGCSNIIVQNFSEFDAYATYKRQDERKKGRDSFVHTKMGIVPKDGTPTDDKKCKARALFTHVHRSDNIAPENYWLCPTVDSEKKKKKKIFA, encoded by the exons ATGGAGTTCTCTTCCTACGCCGGGCTGAGCTCTGAGCGCCTGGCCTGCCTCCGAAACCTTGACATCCGCCGAAAGTCCGTGTACAACGGAACGAACTTCTCCTACGGGAACAGCATTTACGACGTCCTACACAACTGCAGCACGGAGCAGTTAAAGAGTGGGGAAGACACGGCTGGCGTCGATCCGTTTGGCAATAGGTACGCCCCGAAGAGCGTCGGCCACAACTGCGGCCACAACTGCGACCTCAACTGCGACCTCAACTGCGACCTCAACTGCGACCTCAACTACGCGGGCCTTCGGTcggaaattaaaaacagcATTAATGTGCGCAACCGAAGAATCAAAAGTAACTTGAgcctccacgggggggagacCCTAAAGGACACCATACAGCACAATGTAAGCGAAGAAGAGGCCAGCAACCCCAGGCACTTCTTTTCGGAAAAAGGTTACGTCTTAACTCCCAAGAGGTCCCTAGCCAGGCACGTAGACGATAGCGAAATCGATAAGTATTTTTCCACCAAATATGCCGTGACGGACAAGGCCAGCGGGCGAACGGAAATTATGGTGGAGAGGAAACCCGGGTGCTCCAATATCATCGTGCAGAACTTCTCTGAGTTTGATGCCTACGCGACGTACAAGCGACAGGACGAGCGGAAGAAGGGCCGGGACTCCTTCGTCCACACGAAGATG GGCATCGTGCCGAAGGACGGGACACCCAcggatgataaaaaatgcaaagcgCGCGCTCTCTTTACGCACGTCCATCGAAGCGACAACATCGCGCCCGAGAATTATTGGCTCTGTCCCACTGTGGATAgcgagaagaaaaaaaaaaaaaaaatttttgcctAA
- a CDS encoding heat shock protein hslv, putative (encoded by transcript PVX_124160A), with protein MFVRHLSGLIRVPPAIGRAAQRNYFAPTERLLPPRHGTTILCVRKNNEVCLIGDGMVSQGTMIVKGNAKKIRRLKDNILMGFAGATADCFTLLDKFETKIDEYPNQLLRSCVELAKLWRTDRYLRHLEAVLIVADKDVLLEVTGNGDVLEPSGNVLGTGSGGPYAIAAARALYDVENLSAKDIAYKAMNIAADMCCHTNNNFICETL; from the exons atgtttgtaaGGCACCTCTCAGGCTTGATTAGGGTTCCCCCGGCGATCGGCCGAGCGGCACAG AGAAACTACTTCGCCCCCACGGAAAGGCTCCTCCCGCCGCGACACGGCACGACCATACTGTGCGTGCGCAAGAACAACGAAGTG tGTCTAATTGGAGATGGCATGGTCTCTCAAGGAACAATG ATCGTCAAGGGGAacgccaaaaaaataagacgGCTGAAGGACAACATTTTGATGGGGTTCGCCGGGGCCACGGCGGACTGCTTCACCCTGCTGGATAAGTTCGAGACGAAAATCGACGAATACCCAA ATCAGCTTCTCCGCAGCTGCGTCGAACTAGCTAAGCTGTGGAGGACGGACAGGTACCTGCGACACCTGGAGGCAGTCCTAATAGTGGCGGACAAAGACGTGCTGTTGGAGGTAACAGGCAACGGAGACGTCCTGGAACCATCTGGAAATGTCCTGGGCACAGGATCGGGGGGCCCATATGCCATAGCAGCAGCCAGGGCACTCTACGACGTGGAGAATCTCAGCGCCAAGGACATCGCCTACAAAGCGATGAACATTGCTGCGGACATGTGTTGCCACACGAACAACAATTTTATATGCGAAACGCTTTGA
- a CDS encoding hypothetical protein, conserved (encoded by transcript PVX_124165A) translates to MEQVKILALYGNHDVVLLNAENERCENKFEAPVKDAEKKICPLRNGSFLLLSVNKKVLSKYVCTKSAPISTKHMRVQVNVIRLTDCEKIIIGGDKLGNVYVWSALSGLLINSFQAHYGILKDILIDQLANVLYTYSDDNVVHVYNLPDLFRKKKITPMLRYQHSINATITQILSVTPNVYGSHYSLVSLTTNGTLHVWGLKTKEPTHILKTHSENCSYICANDPFNTHLYLCRGNKIFRIPFSQFSQTGADASAEVIHGACSEERRAEGKLSTHGFYVQVKNQENCATQLQRSAPRKGDFQLNLQNCTTFVGHKCQVIKCHVNNKREHMVSLARDGIKIWDLFNCYAVKTLSYGENIIDFFVPPVGKQGSFSYVMELPHLLLEWEDDVKVHIVDQVDQVGQVCHADHVDYASPDVPAGGSYTGSLADRDESLLLQMGAMFAGLED, encoded by the coding sequence ATGGAGCAGGTGAAGATCCTCGCGCTGTACGGCAACCACGACGTCGTGCTGCTGAACGCGGAGAACGAGCGCTGCGAAAACAAATTCGAGGCCCCCGTGAAGGACGCGGAGAAGAAGATCTGCCCACTGAGAAATGGcagcttcctcctcctcagcGTCAACAAAAAAGTGCTATCCAAATATGTGTGCACCAAGAGCGCGCCCATTTCGACTAAGCACATGCGCGTGCAGGTGAATGTGATCAGGCTAACCgattgtgaaaaaataattataggGGGAGACAAACTGGGAAACGTCTACGTGTGGTCAGCTCTCTCCGggttattaataaattcCTTCCAAGCGCATTACGGCATATTGAAGGATATCCTAATTGACCAGCTAGCCAATGTCCTGTACACGTACAGCGATGATAATGTCGTTCATGTGTATAATttacctgacctgttcagaaaaaaaaaaatcactcCAATGTTACGCTATCAGCACAGCATAAACGCAACAATAACGCAAATCCTTTCGGTGACGCCAAATGTGTACGGCTCGCACTACTCCTTGGTGAGTCTTACTACGAATGGGACGCTACATGTCTGGGGGTTGAAGACCAAAGAGCCCACTCACATTTTGAAGACCCACTCGGAGAACTGCTCCTACATTTGCGCGAACGACCCCTTCAACACGCATTTGTACCTCTgcagggggaacaaaatatTTCGCATCCCCTTTTCGCAGTTTAGCCAAACGGGGGCAGATGCCTCTGCGGAAGTGATTCACGGGGCATGCTCTGAAGAGCGTCGCGCGGAGGGGAAGCTATCTACACACGGCTTCTacgttcaggtgaaaaatCAGGAGAACTGTGCAACTCAGCTGCAGAGAAGCGCTCCCCGTAAAGGGGACTTCCAACTGAACCTCCAAAACTGCACCACCTTCGTGGGACATAAATGCCAAGTAATCAAATGCCACGTAAAtaacaaaagggaacataTGGTGTCCCTGGCGAGGGACGGAATCAAAATATGGGACCTCTTCAACTGCTACGCTGTGAAGACGCTAAGTTAcggggaaaatataatagacttttttgtgccccctgTTGGGAAGCAGGGATCCTTCTCCTACGTGATGGAGCTCCCCCACCTGCTCCTCGAATGGGAAGATGATGTGAAGGTGCACATCGTCGACCAGGTTGACCAGGTTGGCCAGGTTTGCCACGCCGACCACGTCGATTACGCCTCTCCCGACGTGCCTGCGGGTGGCAGCTACACTGGCTCGCTGGCAGACCGAGATGAAAGTTTGCTCCTTCAAATGGGGGCCATGTTCGCCGGGCTGGAAGACTGA
- a CDS encoding sun-family protein, putative (encoded by transcript PVX_124170A) — protein sequence MNSGRLRHIENALNSFNFMSPLDIYMRLYFKANSIKSKDKPFISDHVYNIIRNKTLLSYLSAPSPLYTSVIKTYFASDRWKYEMNNEKIPAHVRYSFPKELYEQLVNCYGEKKSHTLMSILNEKAPVFLRVNTNKISRNDLYKLLMSKGVSVEKCVNSPQGLLLTKSYILKNNNEYRRGFFEMQDEASQIVSSKIPVQPGYKVLDFCAGSGGKTLAFSPKMENTGKVYLHDVRDKMLSQAKVRLRRAGIQNYILLHSNHILLNKLVGCMDTVIVDAPCTGTGALRRNPEMKHKYTNGRLYEYVNLQREIFQRALLYLKKNGKIAYITCSILDAENVHQAKYFCEKHNLFLSEPPFHSLPQSKSMDGFFLAIFERRE from the exons ATGAACAGCGGCAGGCTGCGGCACATCGAAAATGCGCTGAACAGCTTCAACTTCATGTCCCCCCTGGACATTTACATGCGCCTGTACTTTAAGGCCAACAGCATAAAGAGCAAGGACAAGCCCTTCATCTCGGACCACGTCTACAACATTATCCGCAACAAGACGCTCCTCTCGTATTTGTCTGCCCCCTCCCCGCTCTACACCAGCGTGATTAAGACGTACTTTGCCTCGGACAG atgGAAATACGAAATGAACAACGAGAAGATCCCCGCGCACGTGCGGTACTCGTTCCCCAAGGAGCTGTACGAGCAGCTGGTGAACTGCTacggggagaagaaaagcCACACGCTCATGTCGATCCTCAACGAAAAGGCACCAGTGTTCCTTCGAGTaaacacaaataaaatttcgcGAAACGATTTATATAAACTTCTAATGAGCAAAGGAGTGTCCGTAGAGAAGTGTGTCAACTCCCCACAAGGACTCCTACTAACcaaaagttatattttaaaaaataataacgaGTATAGAAGGGGGTTCTTCGAAATGCAAGATGAAGCTAGCCAAATAGTGAGCTCGAAAATACCTGTACAGCCAGGTTACAAGGTATTAGATTTCTGTGCAGGctcggggggaaaaacgttGGCCTTCTCtccaaaaatggaaaacacaGGAAAGGTGTATCTACATGATGTAAGAGACAAAATGCTATCACAAGCGAAGGTCCGCCTGAGGAGAGCAGGCATTCAAAATTATATTCTTCTACACAGCAACCACATTTTGCTAAACAAATTGGTTGGCTGCATGGACACGGTCATCGTGGATGCCCCCTGCACAGGCACAGGTGCCTTAAGGAGGAACCCAGAAATGAAACACAAATACACCAATGGTAGGCTCTACGAATATGTAAATTTGCAGAGGGAGATTTTCCAGCGGGCTTTACTCTATTTGAAGAAGAATGGCAAAATTGCCTACATCACTTGTAGCATCCTTGACGCGGAAAACGTTCATCAGGCCAAGTACTTTTGTGAAAAGCACAACTTATTTTTGTCCGAACCTCCTTTCCATTCCTTGCCCCAGTCGAAGTCCATGGACGGTTTTTTCCTCGCCATATTTGAGCGCCGCGAGTGA
- a CDS encoding WD domain, G-beta repeat domain containing protein (encoded by transcript PVX_124175A), translated as MNELVVFDSNHQRAINDCELDYYSKKLATCSSDHTVKVFDVSLSKEPVCVAEMRDHSSAVWKVCWSHPKYGSLLASCSYDKSVIIYKEVHVNKYDIIYLNNEHNSSVNYIEWSPHEYGLHLGCACSDGHISIISYDLAKGSAEGQWNKYSVKAHLNGTACISWEKTHKNKHTNEGTAATATGTSPAAVGDPSNTFQLASGGFDNQVIIWAFDNNTKEFQKVHQMKDKPHNSPIKDIAWRPNLNNSTNIIASCSDEKLVILWVEDIGNNQWRNGQVIKVKDSISKVCWSPNGTILAIACTNENAYLYREGLDGVWEEVCNLADSEKWGRSLQEG; from the exons ATGAACGAACTGGTGGTGTTCGACTCGAACCACCAGAGGGCCATCAACGACTGCGAGCTGGACTACTACAGCAAGAAACTGGCCACGTGCTCGAGCGACCACACGGTGAAGGTGTTCGATGTGAGCCTTTCGAAGGAGCCCGTGTGCGTAGCAGAAATGCGGGACCACAGCTCAGCCGTGTGGAAGGTATGCTGGTCTCACCCCAAGTATGGGAGCCTCCTAGCCAGCTGCTCCTACGACAAGAGTGTAATCATATATAAGGAAGTccatgtaaataaatatgatataatttaCCTGAACAACGAACACAACAGTAGCGTCAATTACATAGAATGGTCTCCACATGAATATGGCTTGCACCTGGGGTGCGCCTGCTCCGATGGGCACATCAGCATCATTTCGTACGATTTGGCCAAAGGATCAGCCGAAGGCCAATGGAACAAGTACAGCGTGAAGGCGCACCTCAACGGAACGGCCTGCATAAGTTGGGAGAAGACCCATAAGAATAAACACACAAATGAAGGGACAGCAGCTACGGCAACAGGTACTTCACCCGCCGCTGTGGGAGATCCTTCCAATACATTCCAACTAGCATCAGGTGGCTTCGACAATCAAGTGATCATATGGGCGTTCGATAATAACACGAAGGAATTTCAAAAGGTGCACCAAATGAAGGACAAGCCACACAACTCTCCAATTAAAGACATCGCGTGGAGACCCAACCTGAATAACTCCACCAACATAATCGCCTCATGCTCAGATGAAAAACTGGTAATTCTATGGGTAGAGGACATAGGGAACAATCAGTGGAGAAACGGGCAAGTCATTAAGGTGAAGGATAGCATTAGTAAAGTGTGCTGGTCTCCCAATGGCACCATCCTGGCCATTGCCTGCACAAATGAAAATGCCTATTTGTATAGAGAGGGGTTGGACGGCGTGTGGGAGGAGGTCTGCAATTTGGCCGACAGTGAAAA GTGGGGGCGGTCACTACAGGAGGGGTAG